The nucleotide sequence CGTGGATGAACCGATTCCGCCGGCTCCTCGTCCGCTGGGAGAAGCGCGAGCAGAACTACGAGGCAATGCTCCATCTCGCCTGTGCCTGGATCACGATGAAACTGGCTGGGGTTTTCGGATAGGCTCTTAGGTTCGCGACTCCTGTCGAGTATCGATTCCCGCGAGATGGGGTTCCGAGTGGAGAGGTCGAAATCGATGCCGACGGCTGGGCGCGGGAAGTTGTCGACGGAAAAGTGATTCGTTGGTGGATCGGCTTCACCGAGAAACCTCTCGATGAGAGCGCGCAGCAGGGCATCTCCGTGCTCGCCAACGGAAAAATGGCCCAACGCCCATTCCAGTTCGGGCGATCCCAGGGGACCGAGGGCCAGCTGGGTCAGGAGTATCTAGTCGGCGAGGTCGAGGCGAACTGGATCGATGCTGGGGCCGACATTGAGGATGACTTGATTCAGTCGAACCGAGATCAGCTTCAGATTGAGGAGGACCGACTGGCGGGATTTCTCTCTTGGGGCCGGGACCGCCTGAGATGGGCGTTGAAGGAGAGGAATCGACTTCGATCGCTCAAACGGATCGAGGAGTTCGAAGAGGAGAACGATCTAGCTGAGTTGTTTAGTGGGAACACCAAGCATGAGCGCGAGCGCCTCATGAAGGTTGCGAAGACCGTTGCGCGGCTCCCCGAGTTGCCGACCAGCGGGGTTGCTGATGTGATGCGAGAGGTGATTAACGCACAAGCGGATGTCGTCGTGCGCGAGATGATCGAGAAAATCAGCGAGGAGGATGACCACGTTCAGGAGCGAATGTGGGAGCTAGTCCGCGAGTTTGGCCTGATTGATGCCCGACGAACTCAGACCATTATCGAGGGGCGAATTGGCGCGACCGATCGTCTGGCGACCCAGGTCGCGGACGGAACTCGAGAGGTGCCTGACCTCCACAACACCGTCCGCGAGAACGCGTGGCTACTGGACCCCAGGTGGCACCTGTATGACGATGAAGTCGATGTATCCGATTGGAATCCAGACTACGCGCCGGAGTTGGACGAGACCGGCGAGCGAATCGATTTCCTCTTCGTTCTCAAGCCCAAGGCACCGGCTCCCATCGACGAAGTGATCGTCGTCGAGATCAAGAGAGCCCGGAAAGCGAGTGGAGCGATCCACAACGTTTCCGAGGGAGAAGTGAACAAATTCCATTCCTATGTCTTGACGGCGATTGACCACTATTCGAAGAGCACGAACCCGCCGCGTGTTCGAGGGTTGATGATTGCCCAGGGGTACACCGAGAAAGCGAACCGCATGCGGAGATCCGTTGAGAAGACCGACTACGCGGAGTTCAAAACCTGGGACCTCGTCATCGACGAGACCCGAAGAATGCACCTTGGATGGCTGGAAGTGTCCAAGAAGCGAGGTAGCAGAGGGGCGTAACGTCCCCCCGCCTACAGCGCCCCCTTCACGCTCATCACCGCCCCCGCGGCGCGCGGGTCGATCTCGCACGCGACGCGCAGCGCGCGCGCGAGGCCCTTGAAGATCGCCTCGATCGCGTGGTGCGGGCTCATGCCGTATCGAAGCTCGACGTGCAGATCGAGGCCGGCGTTCTGCGCGAAGGCGTAGAGGAAGTCCTCGACCAGCGAGACGTCGAAGTTGCCGACGCGGTCGTTGGCGAGCGCGACGCGGTAGACGAGGAACGGGCGGTTCGAGACGTCGACGGCGACGTCGGCGCGCGACTCGGCCATCGGCAGCGCTTGCTGCCCGTAGCGGCGGATGCCCCGCGCGTCGCCGAGCGCTTGGCGCAGCGCTTGACCGAGCACGATGCCGACGTCCTCGACGGTGTGGTGCAGGTCGACCGCGAGATCGCCCTGCGCGCGCAGCGTCAGGTCGAACAGGCCGTGCTTCGCGAACGACTCGAGCATGTGGTC is from Deltaproteobacteria bacterium and encodes:
- the hisB gene encoding imidazoleglycerol-phosphate dehydratase HisB gives rise to the protein MTSEAPSRRARIERKTRETEIRADFTLDGTGAYDVATGIPFFDHMLESFAKHGLFDLTLRAQGDLAVDLHHTVEDVGIVLGQALRQALGDARGIRRYGQQALPMAESRADVAVDVSNRPFLVYRVALANDRVGNFDVSLVEDFLYAFAQNAGLDLHVELRYGMSPHHAIEAIFKGLARALRVACEIDPRAAGAVMSVKGAL
- a CDS encoding IS5/IS1182 family transposase — protein: WMNRFRRLLVRWEKREQNYEAMLHLACAWITMKLAGVFG